One Armatimonadota bacterium DNA segment encodes these proteins:
- a CDS encoding ATPase, T2SS/T4P/T4SS family, whose translation MTSQKDEPSLTPPADFTVQPLPADDDVVTGGLSSEVRKKLANQRLGDILLAAQLIDQEQLARALELQPKCRKKLGQILIEMGAVSAEALSFALSLQLGLPHVALEDLSVDPTVLRAIPEELARRYGVFPIRREQNVITLAISDPFDIEAVDRIRAATGLVVREVIAPSDAINKAIEAHYGSSQLSNIVERISAETTSYATVEQEFHDLQNLSSETSIVTFVNRFLSQAIEHKASDIHIVPEPNRVQLYYRIDGVLQHQVDISREALAALVSRIKILGDMDITEHRLPQDGRARLKAGNRLCDLRISTIPTVTGESVAIRVLDKSMSVQRLDALGFTAADLEAYRAVMKKPHGMVLVTGPTGAGKSTTLYATLLELKEEVPRQHIITVEDPVEYETSQINQIQVKPKIGFTFASALRYIVRHDPDIIMVGEIRDAETAKLGVQAALTGHRVLSSFHTNDAAGALTRLIDMEIEPYLVASSVLAVLAQRLVRRVCTHCREAFEPAPAVARTFSANGAPVETLYRGRGCRRCTDTGYSGRVAVYEMLVVNEPIRHLVLARESSSAVKQAAVEAGMIPMADNLAAKVREGMTTPQEALRLGLIGDGDDI comes from the coding sequence ATGACCTCGCAAAAAGACGAACCGTCGTTGACCCCGCCGGCCGACTTCACGGTGCAGCCGCTGCCCGCCGACGACGACGTCGTGACCGGCGGGCTCTCGTCGGAGGTGCGCAAGAAGCTGGCGAATCAGCGCCTGGGTGACATCCTGCTCGCCGCCCAGCTCATCGACCAGGAGCAACTGGCGCGCGCGCTCGAGCTGCAGCCCAAGTGCCGCAAGAAGCTGGGCCAGATTCTAATCGAGATGGGGGCGGTGAGCGCGGAGGCGCTGAGCTTCGCCCTCTCGCTGCAGCTCGGTTTGCCTCACGTCGCGCTCGAGGACCTGAGCGTGGATCCGACCGTCTTGCGCGCCATTCCGGAGGAGCTCGCGCGGCGCTACGGGGTTTTTCCCATTCGTCGCGAGCAGAACGTGATCACGCTCGCCATTTCCGATCCCTTCGACATCGAAGCGGTGGATCGCATTCGCGCCGCCACCGGCTTGGTGGTTCGCGAAGTGATCGCTCCCAGCGACGCCATCAACAAGGCGATCGAGGCCCACTACGGTTCGAGCCAGCTCAGCAACATCGTGGAGCGCATCTCGGCCGAGACCACCTCCTACGCCACGGTCGAGCAGGAGTTCCACGACCTGCAGAACCTGAGCTCCGAGACCTCCATCGTCACCTTCGTCAACCGCTTTCTGTCGCAGGCGATCGAGCACAAGGCGAGCGACATCCACATCGTCCCCGAGCCCAATCGCGTCCAGCTCTACTACCGGATTGACGGCGTGCTGCAGCACCAGGTGGACATCTCGCGCGAGGCGCTGGCGGCGTTGGTCTCGCGCATCAAGATCCTGGGCGACATGGACATCACCGAGCACCGTCTGCCCCAAGACGGTCGCGCGCGCCTCAAGGCCGGCAACCGCTTATGCGACCTGCGCATCTCGACCATCCCCACCGTCACCGGCGAGAGCGTCGCCATCCGCGTGCTCGACAAGTCCATGTCGGTGCAGCGGTTGGACGCGCTCGGTTTTACCGCCGCCGACCTCGAGGCCTACCGCGCGGTGATGAAGAAGCCCCACGGCATGGTGCTGGTGACCGGCCCCACCGGCGCCGGGAAGTCAACCACCCTCTACGCGACCCTGCTCGAGCTCAAGGAGGAGGTGCCGCGCCAACACATCATCACGGTCGAGGATCCGGTCGAGTACGAAACCTCCCAGATCAACCAGATCCAGGTCAAGCCCAAGATCGGCTTCACCTTCGCCAGCGCCCTGCGCTACATCGTGCGCCACGACCCCGACATCATCATGGTGGGCGAGATCCGCGACGCCGAGACCGCCAAGCTGGGCGTGCAGGCGGCGCTGACCGGACACCGCGTGTTGAGCTCCTTCCACACCAATGACGCGGCGGGCGCCCTCACGCGGTTGATTGACATGGAGATCGAGCCCTACCTGGTGGCGTCATCCGTGCTGGCAGTGCTGGCGCAGCGGCTGGTGCGTCGCGTGTGCACGCACTGCCGGGAAGCGTTCGAGCCCGCGCCGGCGGTGGCGCGCACCTTCAGCGCCAACGGCGCCCCGGTCGAGACGCTGTACCGGGGCCGCGGCTGCCGGCGCTGCACCGACACCGGCTACAGCGGACGGGTCGCGGTCTATGAAATGCTGGTGGTCAACGAGCCCATCCGCCACCTGGTGCTTGCGCGCGAGTCGAGCAGCGCCGTCAAGCAGGCCGCCGTCGAGGCGGGCATGATTCCCATGGCCGACAACCTGGCGGCGAAGGTGCGGGAGGGCATGACCACCCCCCAGGAGGCCTTGCGCCTCGGCCTCATCGGCGACGGCGACGACATCTGA
- a CDS encoding sigma-70 family RNA polymerase sigma factor, with the protein MMGAPERETDGLQQLFRRYAETKDQRLREDIIAQHIYLVQAVAKKFAGMSEPYEDLVQEGTMGLLNAVDMYDVERGIKFSTYATHLVTGHIRHYLRDRGRIIRQPAWVQELSGRITKTSDALRHELKREPTVEEIAQRLDMEPAGVEEILRARERARVASLDAPAAGDDEYAGPVVDIDKIRSSRYTTLQLPIEDKILLQEATHKLKELERKVVRYFFYHDLNQTEIARRMGISVNYASYLLRGALKKLRATFESQSRMPVDFTEEVPPPRPASAAEAKGGHGADAYASLSAADSATGLACAAYFDERVRQEVERSKRYPQSFAVVVLELPEAAARPPLCAALADALRHSVRQVDVLARYERTSFALLLPHTGREARVLSERLVTAVPKAAAQQCNASDLGGDPLRVTVGYAVYPTDGRSAEHLIVGARRAAKEAAASGDTAVVRSSPRRRRPATG; encoded by the coding sequence ATGATGGGTGCCCCTGAACGCGAAACCGACGGTTTGCAGCAGCTTTTCCGTCGCTACGCTGAGACCAAGGACCAGCGCCTGCGCGAGGATATCATCGCCCAGCATATCTACCTGGTGCAGGCGGTCGCGAAGAAGTTCGCCGGCATGAGCGAGCCCTATGAGGACCTGGTGCAGGAAGGCACTATGGGGCTGCTCAACGCGGTGGACATGTACGACGTCGAGCGGGGCATCAAGTTCTCCACCTACGCCACCCACCTCGTCACCGGCCACATCCGCCACTACCTGCGCGACCGCGGGCGCATCATCCGCCAGCCGGCGTGGGTGCAGGAGCTGAGCGGCAGGATCACCAAGACCTCCGACGCCCTGCGCCACGAGCTCAAGCGCGAGCCCACGGTGGAGGAGATCGCCCAGCGCCTCGACATGGAGCCGGCCGGAGTGGAGGAGATCCTGCGCGCCCGCGAGCGCGCGCGCGTCGCATCGTTGGACGCGCCCGCCGCGGGCGACGACGAGTACGCGGGCCCCGTGGTGGATATCGACAAGATCCGCAGCAGCCGCTACACAACCCTCCAGCTCCCCATCGAAGATAAGATCCTGCTCCAGGAGGCGACGCATAAGCTCAAGGAGTTGGAGCGCAAGGTCGTTCGCTACTTCTTCTACCACGACCTCAATCAGACCGAGATCGCGCGGCGCATGGGCATCTCCGTCAACTACGCCTCCTATCTCCTGCGGGGGGCCCTCAAAAAGCTGCGCGCCACCTTCGAGAGCCAATCGCGGATGCCGGTTGACTTCACCGAGGAGGTGCCGCCACCTCGCCCGGCCTCGGCTGCGGAAGCCAAGGGCGGGCACGGCGCGGACGCCTACGCGTCGCTCTCCGCCGCCGATTCCGCGACCGGGCTCGCCTGCGCCGCGTATTTCGACGAGCGCGTGCGCCAGGAGGTCGAGCGCTCCAAGCGCTACCCCCAGAGCTTCGCGGTGGTCGTGCTGGAGCTTCCGGAAGCTGCGGCCCGGCCGCCGCTGTGCGCGGCCCTAGCCGACGCCTTGCGCCATTCGGTGCGCCAGGTGGATGTGCTCGCGCGCTACGAGCGCACCTCCTTCGCGCTTCTGCTTCCGCATACCGGGCGCGAGGCGCGGGTGCTGAGTGAGCGCCTGGTGACAGCGGTGCCCAAGGCCGCAGCACAGCAGTGCAACGCGAGCGACCTCGGCGGCGACCCGTTGCGAGTCACGGTCGGCTACGCCGTCTATCCCACCGACGGACGCTCCGCCGAACATCTGATCGTAGGCGCCAGGCGCGCTGCCAAGGAAGCTGCCGCATCGGGCGACACCGCAGTGGTACGGTCGTCACCGCGGCGCCGTCGCCCCGCCACCGGGTAA
- a CDS encoding prepilin-type N-terminal cleavage/methylation domain-containing protein, whose product MMSRMVRKNSRGFTLIEMLIVIVVISILAMIVIPRLLGAGRKAKESALRGDLQQLRNSIQQFEADCGDYPAALTQLMTAPAAGSTGGGGIALDVGAWKGPYMRTPDGNLPKDPFTQAADWTYTAATGDVHSVSTLTALDSTSYSAW is encoded by the coding sequence ATGATGAGCAGAATGGTCAGGAAGAACAGCCGAGGTTTCACCTTGATCGAAATGCTGATCGTGATCGTCGTGATCAGCATTCTGGCGATGATCGTGATCCCGCGGCTGCTGGGTGCGGGTAGGAAGGCCAAGGAATCGGCCCTGCGCGGGGACTTGCAGCAGCTTCGCAACTCGATTCAGCAGTTCGAGGCCGACTGCGGTGACTACCCCGCTGCGCTAACACAGCTGATGACTGCTCCGGCCGCGGGCTCCACCGGCGGTGGCGGTATCGCCCTGGACGTCGGCGCCTGGAAGGGCCCGTACATGCGTACGCCTGACGGGAACCTGCCCAAGGACCCGTTCACCCAAGCCGCCGACTGGACCTACACGGCGGCCACCGGTGACGTCCACAGCGTCTCGACCTTGACCGCGCTCGATAGCACGTCGTACAGCGCGTGGTAA
- a CDS encoding prepilin-type N-terminal cleavage/methylation domain-containing protein — translation MTYRQRARRRAACQGGFTLPEVLTVAVVFAIIVVSVSTIYMAALRAYRRGEPANSAERKASWAVARMMPDFQQAIAVIPAAPPNEATAVAVRVPDKVWNAADQIHYNHVALTGGGDLHLLPGDFVYYYRGNDAGAMDAAGANLWRAVTHADGSAGKKILIADNLIDNPAQGGSPKPMFIYWPDVVRLRSVEITVTVRERAGAEVADSTMVSEVCLRNH, via the coding sequence ATGACATATCGCCAACGCGCGCGCCGCCGTGCCGCCTGCCAGGGCGGCTTCACCCTGCCCGAGGTGCTGACGGTGGCCGTCGTCTTTGCGATCATTGTCGTCTCGGTCTCGACCATCTACATGGCGGCGCTGCGCGCGTACCGGCGTGGCGAGCCCGCCAACTCGGCGGAGCGCAAGGCGTCGTGGGCGGTCGCCCGCATGATGCCCGACTTTCAGCAGGCGATCGCCGTCATCCCCGCCGCCCCGCCGAACGAGGCCACCGCAGTGGCGGTGCGCGTTCCGGACAAGGTGTGGAACGCCGCCGACCAGATTCACTATAACCACGTCGCTCTCACCGGCGGCGGCGATCTCCACTTGCTGCCCGGCGACTTCGTCTACTACTACCGCGGCAATGACGCCGGCGCCATGGACGCAGCCGGCGCCAACCTCTGGCGCGCGGTGACGCACGCCGACGGCAGCGCCGGCAAGAAGATTCTGATCGCCGATAACCTGATTGATAACCCTGCGCAAGGCGGTTCACCCAAGCCGATGTTTATCTACTGGCCGGATGTCGTACGACTGCGGTCGGTGGAAATCACGGTGACGGTGCGGGAGCGTGCCGGCGCCGAGGTCGCCGACTCGACGATGGTGAGCGAAGTATGCTTGCGCAATCATTAG
- a CDS encoding PilT/PilU family type 4a pilus ATPase, with product MAELETSRQPAYLRLAEMVVAHGLVDPATVDTAIARHRDTGKWLGGVLVEAGALSAPQLVTCLARALGIQPVDMASYPIDLEAAKLADAELCRQLLVLPLSRSDNILYVAMVNPLDRDAIAHLQNATGMRLELMVATERELLEAVDRVYAKAGRERPRGSTAPTPADGEPLEPLHIDELLEMLMERRGSDLHLCVGSPPVLRVDGDLQPLSYAEVTPTKIQELIYAILTDERVIEFETHYELDFAYSVAGLSRFRVNVHKQRGSMGAVLRAIPMQPPTLEQLKMPPVLKTMSMRPRGLILVTGPTGSGKSTTLAAMIDEINRHRRCHVVTIEDPIEFLHRNKRSIIIQREVGADTKSFAAALRHVLRQDPDVILIGEMRDLETIAAAVTAAETGHLVLATLHTTSAAQTVDRVIDVFPPHQQEQIRMQLSTVLEGILCQTLLPRADGIGRACAQEVLVATGAVRNLIREGKTHQMSSILQSGGQFGMQTLDQSLKALVNSKQVRPDVAAAVAQDPEEFRNLLNMH from the coding sequence ATGGCCGAGCTGGAGACGTCGCGGCAACCCGCGTACCTGCGCCTGGCGGAGATGGTGGTGGCGCACGGCCTCGTGGATCCCGCCACCGTTGACACCGCCATCGCCCGCCACCGAGACACCGGCAAGTGGTTGGGCGGCGTTCTGGTGGAGGCGGGCGCGCTGTCCGCGCCTCAACTCGTCACCTGCCTGGCGCGCGCGCTGGGTATCCAGCCGGTTGACATGGCCTCCTACCCGATTGACCTGGAGGCCGCCAAGCTGGCGGACGCGGAGCTGTGCCGCCAGTTGCTGGTGCTGCCGCTGTCGCGCTCCGACAACATCCTCTACGTGGCCATGGTCAACCCTCTCGATCGCGACGCCATCGCCCACCTGCAGAATGCCACCGGCATGCGCTTGGAGCTGATGGTGGCGACCGAGCGCGAGCTGCTGGAGGCGGTTGATCGCGTCTATGCCAAGGCCGGGCGCGAGCGCCCGCGGGGCTCCACCGCCCCCACCCCCGCTGACGGGGAACCGCTGGAGCCACTGCACATTGACGAACTTCTGGAGATGCTGATGGAGCGCCGCGGCTCGGACCTGCACCTGTGCGTGGGCAGCCCGCCGGTATTGCGGGTTGACGGCGACCTGCAGCCGCTCAGCTACGCCGAGGTCACGCCCACCAAGATCCAGGAACTGATCTACGCCATCCTCACCGATGAGCGCGTCATCGAGTTCGAGACCCACTACGAGCTCGACTTCGCCTACAGCGTGGCGGGGCTGTCGCGTTTCCGCGTCAACGTGCACAAGCAGCGGGGCTCGATGGGGGCGGTGCTGCGCGCGATCCCGATGCAGCCACCGACGCTGGAGCAGCTCAAGATGCCGCCGGTGCTCAAGACCATGAGCATGCGCCCGCGCGGCCTCATCCTCGTCACCGGGCCCACCGGCAGCGGCAAGTCAACCACGCTCGCCGCCATGATTGACGAGATCAACCGCCATCGCCGCTGCCATGTCGTCACCATCGAGGACCCGATCGAGTTCCTGCACCGCAATAAGCGCAGCATCATTATCCAGCGCGAGGTCGGCGCCGACACCAAGTCCTTTGCCGCCGCGCTGCGTCACGTCCTGCGCCAGGACCCCGACGTCATCCTCATCGGCGAGATGCGCGACCTCGAAACCATCGCCGCCGCCGTCACCGCCGCCGAGACCGGCCACCTGGTGCTCGCCACCCTGCACACCACCAGCGCCGCGCAGACGGTGGATCGCGTCATTGACGTCTTCCCCCCTCACCAGCAGGAGCAGATCAGGATGCAACTGTCCACCGTGCTCGAGGGCATTCTCTGCCAGACCCTGCTCCCGCGTGCCGACGGCATCGGCCGCGCCTGCGCCCAGGAGGTGCTGGTCGCCACCGGCGCCGTCCGCAACCTCATCCGCGAGGGCAAGACCCACCAGATGTCATCCATCCTCCAGTCCGGCGGGCAGTTTGGGATGCAGACCCTGGACCAGTCCCTCAAGGCCCTGGTCAACTCCAAGCAGGTGCGCCCCGACGTCGCTGCCGCCGTCGCCCAAGACCCCGAGGAGTTCAGGAACCTCCTCAACATGCACTAG
- a CDS encoding GspE/PulE family protein has product MESQHRFVAELVREVVNLTDEQLRQATEIQRETKEPLPHILVNMGLVNEKDKAKLLGKQWGIPFVDLAERQVDKELTKLIPRHLLARLRALPLEQNGRKLVVAMVNPLDIFAIDQLRLVTGLEIEPVIAAEDDLNGALSQAQAVSEEIGAAIKQVADELQGDVGEITFEDKSQEEELTVDQLKELTEDAPVVRLVNLIVRQALRDAASDIHIQPEANRVRVRYRIDGILHDKMVVPKQVQPALVSRVKVMADMDIAEKRAPQDGRISLLVNKREYDFRISTFPGVFGEKVVMRVLDKRGVQVNLNKLGIPASMMDDFDNLINRSYGIIVVTGPTGSGKSTTLYSVLNKINSPEKNIMTIEDPVEYQLPGLTQGQVNVRAGVTFALALRTMLRQDPDVLLVGEMRDAETALIAVEAALTGHLVLSTLHTNDAPSAVTRMLEMGLEPFLIASSVIAVLAQRLVRVICPHCKEAYTPPVDAFRRLNLAMDLDAVTFYRGRGCERCMHSGYRGRIGVFELMAINDSIRELVLKKAAAHTVRQEALESGMITLRQDAMQKILEGITTMEEALRVIYA; this is encoded by the coding sequence ATGGAATCACAGCACAGATTTGTGGCCGAACTGGTACGGGAGGTGGTGAATCTCACCGACGAGCAGCTACGCCAGGCGACGGAGATCCAGAGGGAGACCAAGGAGCCACTGCCCCACATCCTGGTCAACATGGGCCTGGTCAACGAGAAAGACAAGGCCAAGCTCCTGGGCAAGCAGTGGGGCATTCCGTTCGTTGACCTGGCGGAGAGGCAAGTTGACAAAGAGCTGACCAAGCTCATCCCGCGGCACCTGCTGGCGCGCCTGCGGGCGCTGCCGCTGGAGCAGAACGGGCGCAAGCTGGTGGTGGCGATGGTGAACCCGCTGGACATCTTCGCCATTGACCAATTGCGACTGGTGACGGGGCTGGAGATCGAGCCGGTGATCGCCGCCGAGGACGACCTCAACGGCGCGCTGAGCCAAGCGCAGGCGGTGAGCGAGGAGATCGGCGCGGCGATCAAGCAGGTGGCGGACGAGCTCCAGGGCGACGTCGGCGAGATCACCTTCGAGGATAAGTCGCAGGAAGAGGAGCTGACGGTAGATCAGCTCAAGGAGCTGACCGAGGACGCGCCGGTGGTGCGCCTGGTGAACCTGATCGTGCGCCAGGCGCTGCGGGACGCGGCCAGCGACATCCACATCCAGCCGGAGGCGAACCGGGTGCGGGTGCGCTATCGCATAGACGGGATTCTGCACGACAAGATGGTGGTGCCCAAGCAGGTGCAGCCGGCGCTGGTGTCGCGGGTCAAGGTGATGGCGGACATGGACATCGCGGAGAAGCGGGCGCCCCAGGACGGCCGCATTTCATTGCTGGTGAATAAGCGGGAGTACGATTTCCGCATCTCGACCTTCCCCGGGGTGTTCGGGGAGAAGGTGGTGATGCGCGTTCTCGACAAGCGCGGGGTGCAGGTCAACCTCAACAAGCTGGGCATCCCCGCCAGCATGATGGACGACTTCGACAACCTGATCAACCGCAGCTACGGCATCATCGTCGTCACCGGCCCCACCGGCAGCGGCAAGTCCACCACTCTCTACTCGGTGCTCAACAAGATCAATAGCCCCGAGAAGAACATCATGACCATCGAGGACCCGGTGGAGTATCAGCTCCCCGGGTTGACCCAAGGCCAGGTCAACGTGCGGGCCGGCGTCACCTTCGCCTTGGCGCTGCGGACGATGCTGCGTCAGGACCCGGACGTGCTGCTGGTGGGCGAGATGCGCGACGCCGAGACGGCGCTGATCGCGGTGGAGGCGGCGCTGACGGGGCACCTGGTGCTGTCCACGCTGCACACCAATGACGCGCCGAGCGCGGTGACGCGCATGTTGGAGATGGGGCTGGAGCCGTTCCTCATCGCGTCGTCGGTGATCGCGGTGCTGGCGCAGCGGTTGGTGCGGGTGATCTGCCCGCACTGCAAGGAGGCGTACACCCCGCCGGTGGACGCCTTTCGCCGTCTGAACCTGGCGATGGACCTGGATGCGGTTACCTTCTACCGCGGCCGCGGCTGCGAGCGCTGCATGCACAGCGGCTACCGCGGCCGCATCGGGGTCTTCGAGTTGATGGCGATCAACGACAGCATTCGCGAGCTGGTGCTGAAGAAGGCGGCGGCGCACACCGTCCGCCAGGAGGCGCTGGAATCGGGCATGATAACGCTGCGCCAGGACGCGATGCAGAAGATCCTGGAGGGCATCACCACCATGGAAGAAGCTTTGCGGGTGATCTACGCCTAA
- a CDS encoding type IV pilus twitching motility protein PilT produces MPALIENVMMHELLEEATKRRASDIHITAGIPPLLRVDGRLQPLDYEPLSPNECQRLVYDILTDRQISEFENRHELDLSYGVSSLGRFRVNVYMQRGAVGAALRLIPSTIPDTDQLNLPAAVLNELSQRTAGLILVTGPTGCGKSTTLACMINYINRTRECHIMTLEDPIEYLHRHRRAMVNQRELGADTFNLTDALRSVLREDPDVVLVGEMRDLDTIQAALTIAETGHLVLATLHTRNAPQAIDRVIDVFPPHQQEQVRVLLANTLEAIVAQQLLTKYGGQGRVPAVEMLIVNSAVRNLIREGKTHQIYSMMETGADQGMVTMDKALANLCRRGLVSHDEASSRAMDVDNFNRWMRGM; encoded by the coding sequence ATGCCGGCACTGATCGAGAACGTCATGATGCACGAGTTGCTCGAAGAGGCGACCAAACGCCGGGCCTCGGATATCCACATCACGGCCGGGATCCCGCCGCTGCTGCGGGTGGACGGGCGTTTGCAGCCGCTCGATTACGAGCCGCTATCGCCCAACGAGTGCCAGCGCCTGGTGTACGATATCCTGACCGATCGCCAGATTAGCGAATTCGAGAACCGCCACGAGCTCGATCTCTCTTACGGCGTGAGCAGCCTGGGGCGTTTTCGCGTCAACGTTTACATGCAGCGCGGGGCGGTCGGGGCGGCGCTGCGGCTGATCCCCAGCACCATCCCGGATACCGATCAACTCAACCTGCCGGCGGCGGTGCTCAACGAGTTGTCACAGCGCACGGCCGGTCTCATCCTAGTCACCGGCCCGACCGGCTGCGGCAAGTCCACCACCTTGGCCTGCATGATCAACTACATCAACCGCACGCGCGAGTGCCACATCATGACGCTCGAGGACCCCATCGAGTACCTGCACCGCCACCGCCGCGCCATGGTCAACCAGCGCGAGCTCGGCGCCGACACCTTCAACTTGACCGACGCGCTGCGCTCGGTGCTGCGCGAGGACCCGGATGTGGTGCTGGTCGGCGAGATGCGGGACCTGGACACCATCCAGGCGGCGCTCACCATCGCCGAGACCGGACACCTGGTGCTGGCGACGCTGCACACGCGCAACGCGCCGCAGGCGATTGACCGCGTGATTGACGTCTTTCCTCCGCACCAGCAAGAGCAGGTGCGGGTGCTGCTGGCCAACACCCTGGAGGCGATCGTCGCGCAGCAACTGCTGACCAAGTACGGCGGCCAGGGGCGGGTGCCGGCGGTGGAGATGCTGATCGTCAATTCCGCGGTGCGAAACCTCATCCGCGAGGGCAAGACGCACCAGATCTACTCGATGATGGAGACCGGCGCCGACCAAGGCATGGTGACCATGGACAAGGCGCTGGCCAACCTCTGCCGGCGCGGCCTGGTGTCCCATGACGAGGCGAGCTCACGGGCGATGGATGTTGACAACTTCAACCGTTGGATGCGGGGCATGTAG
- a CDS encoding prepilin-type N-terminal cleavage/methylation domain-containing protein produces the protein MANHRSAPRPQAALGFTLIELLVTVVLLAIGLVALSSLFVVGIISDMKAERTQVATNRVRQELERLRSAGYSGALIHSEVFRAADGYSIVEQNADLTGCVSFSEASLPANAGAVDIRYYDSGAGIYPNLKRVSVTLSWGGGRRTQGAVRATTLLANRP, from the coding sequence ATGGCCAACCACAGGTCTGCGCCGCGCCCGCAGGCGGCGCTCGGCTTCACCCTGATCGAGCTGCTGGTCACGGTGGTGTTACTGGCGATCGGGTTGGTGGCGCTCAGCTCGTTGTTCGTGGTCGGCATCATCTCCGACATGAAGGCCGAGCGCACCCAGGTCGCAACCAACCGCGTCCGCCAGGAGCTGGAGCGCCTGCGCAGCGCCGGCTACAGCGGCGCCCTCATCCACAGCGAGGTCTTCCGGGCCGCGGACGGCTACAGCATCGTCGAGCAAAACGCGGACCTCACCGGCTGCGTCTCCTTCAGCGAAGCTTCGTTGCCGGCGAACGCGGGCGCGGTGGACATTCGCTACTACGACTCCGGGGCCGGCATTTACCCCAACCTCAAGCGCGTCTCGGTGACCCTGTCGTGGGGCGGCGGACGGCGCACCCAGGGGGCGGTGCGCGCCACCACCCTGCTCGCCAACCGACCATGA
- a CDS encoding type II secretion system F family protein, with the protein MPVFRYNAMDSIGRTTTGTLEAENMDTVRNKLAELRYHVLSIAETRQRRGFVEWFNSLQRVKLRELVLFSRQFATMIDAGLSVVKCLDILQQQCKDPKLKDVIGQTKHDVASGASLTDAIGKHPRVFSGLYVNMIRSAEAGGILDKVLDRLATFLEKEQEVRGKIKSAMMYPSVVLLFAGFMLLALLLFVLPKFKTIFESMNLKLPFATRALLGLSSFMTDYWYVMLALVVGGIVAFNLYARTERGHYQVDLIKLKLPVVGDLAMKTAISRFARTFGTLIASGVPVLRALEIVAETAGNVVIAQTIGETRTSVKEGEKISTPLMGSKIFPVMVVQMIGVGEETGRLDSMLVKVSDFYDQEVDATLKGLTSLIEPIMIVGLGAIVGFIAVSVISPIYQLVGSIQ; encoded by the coding sequence ATGCCTGTCTTCAGATACAACGCGATGGACTCCATCGGCCGCACCACCACCGGCACGCTGGAGGCGGAGAACATGGATACGGTGCGCAACAAGCTCGCCGAACTGCGCTACCATGTCCTGAGCATCGCCGAGACGCGCCAGCGCCGCGGCTTCGTGGAGTGGTTCAACAGCCTGCAGCGGGTTAAGCTGCGCGAGCTGGTGCTGTTCAGTCGCCAGTTCGCGACCATGATCGACGCCGGGCTGAGCGTGGTCAAGTGCCTCGACATCCTGCAGCAGCAGTGCAAGGACCCCAAGCTCAAGGATGTCATCGGCCAGACCAAGCACGACGTCGCCTCGGGAGCCAGCCTCACCGACGCCATCGGCAAGCACCCGCGGGTGTTCTCCGGCCTCTACGTCAACATGATTCGCTCTGCCGAGGCGGGCGGCATTCTGGACAAGGTGCTCGACCGCCTCGCCACCTTCCTTGAGAAAGAGCAGGAGGTGCGCGGCAAGATCAAATCGGCGATGATGTATCCGTCGGTGGTGCTGCTGTTCGCCGGCTTCATGCTGCTGGCGCTGCTCCTGTTCGTGCTGCCCAAGTTCAAGACCATCTTCGAGAGCATGAACCTCAAGCTGCCGTTCGCCACGCGCGCGCTGCTGGGCTTATCCAGCTTCATGACCGACTACTGGTACGTGATGCTGGCGCTGGTGGTCGGGGGCATCGTCGCCTTCAACCTCTATGCCCGCACCGAGCGCGGCCACTACCAGGTTGATCTGATCAAGCTCAAGCTTCCGGTCGTCGGCGACCTCGCCATGAAGACCGCCATCTCGCGTTTCGCTCGCACCTTCGGCACCCTCATCGCCAGCGGCGTGCCGGTGCTGCGTGCGCTCGAGATCGTGGCCGAGACCGCAGGCAACGTGGTCATCGCGCAAACCATCGGCGAGACCCGCACCAGCGTCAAGGAAGGCGAGAAGATCTCGACGCCCCTGATGGGCAGCAAGATCTTCCCGGTGATGGTGGTGCAGATGATCGGCGTCGGCGAGGAGACCGGCCGTCTGGACTCGATGCTGGTCAAGGTCTCGGACTTCTACGACCAGGAAGTTGACGCCACGCTCAAGGGCTTGACCTCGCTCATCGAGCCGATCATGATCGTCGGCCTGGGGGCGATTGTGGGCTTCATCGCGGTCTCGGTGATCTCGCCCATCTACCAGCTGGTGGGCTCGATCCAATAG